In Papaver somniferum cultivar HN1 unplaced genomic scaffold, ASM357369v1 unplaced-scaffold_135, whole genome shotgun sequence, one DNA window encodes the following:
- the LOC113333977 gene encoding uncharacterized endoplasmic reticulum membrane protein YGL010W-like, producing the protein MGLFDLEKHFAFYGAYHSNPINVLIHMVFVWPIAFSLSVLLYFTPSIFNFLPQIHFSLLGNDFHLIFNLGFCLTLIYCLFYISFDIKAGSLAALIIVGCWIGGSAVAVKLGYSLAWKVVLASQIFCWAAQFIGHGVFEKRAPALLDNLSQAFLMAPFFVLLEALHMCCGYEPYPGFYTSVQVKVDAEKQQLEAKKLKKVA; encoded by the exons ATGGGATTATTTGATCTTGAAAAGCATTTTGCTTTCTATGGAGCATATCATAGTAACCCAATAAATGTTTTGATTCATATGGTTTTTGTTTGGCCAATTGCTTTCTCTCTTTCCGTTCTTCTCTATTTCACaccatcaattttcaattttcttcCTCAGATACACTTTTCTTTACTTGGGAATGATTTTCACTTGATTTTCAATCTTGGGttttgtttaactttgatttattGCTTATTTTACATCTCTTTTGATATCAAAGCTGGTTCTCTAGCTGCTCTTATTATTGTTGGTTGCTGGATTGGTGGGAGTGCTGTTGCTGTCAAGCTTGGATATTCTCTAGCTTGGAAG GTAGTGTTGGCATCTCAAATTTTCTGTTGGGCAGCACAGTTCATAGGCCATGGAGTTTTTGAG AAACGAGCTCCTGCTTTGTTGGACAACCTTTCACAAGCCTTTTTAATGGCTCCATTCTTTGTTCTGCTTGAG GCTCTTCACATGTGCTGTGGTTACGAACCATATCCTGGCTTCTATACGAGTGTGCAGGTAAAAGTAGATGCTGAAAAACAACAGTTGGAAGCCAAGAAGTTGAAAAAAGTTGCTTAA
- the LOC113334065 gene encoding F-box protein At3g07870-like: MGSNSWKNIQTVPYWIPHHQRPGVLSSGASRWFGKMRDTYSSSVIISLDMSDEKFKVLQLPKEPLESRHTFLSIGELKGCLSVVVEVAKARVEVWVMQDYRVEESWTKRYIITHERVLERTFHLQLMWGFENDEMLFTFGGKLGVYDPKSGSFREPNTSITLSLFGKCNYFESLVSLNSGTCVGGRTASSFTF, from the coding sequence ATGGGATCAAATTCATGGAAAAACATTCAGACCGTTCCTTATTGGATTCCTCATCACCAGAGACCCGGGGTGCTTTCTAGTGGAGCTTCGCGTTGGTTTGGTAAAATGCGCGATACATATTCCTCCAGTGTTATAATCTCGTTGGACATGAGTGACGAGAAATTCAAGGTGTTACAACTACCAAAAGAGCCTCTGGAGAGTAGGCATACATTTTTATCTATCGGAGAGTTGAAAGGGTGTCTTTCTGTAGTTGTGGAAGTTGCTAAAGCTCGTGTTGAAGTATGGGTCATGCAAGATTATAGAGTTGAGGAATCATGGACGAAACGTTATATCATTACGCATGAGAGGGTTTTGGAAAGGACGTTCCATTTGCAGCTTATGTGGGGTTTTGAGAATGATGAGATGCTATTCACGTTTGGTGGTAAACTAGGTGTATATGACCCCAAGTCAGGAAGCttcagagaaccaaataccagtataACGCTGAGCTTGTTTGGCAAATGCAATTATTTTGAAAGCTTAGTTTCACTCAACTCTGGCACTTGTGTGGGTGGAAGGACAGCGTCTTCTTTCACTTTTTGA
- the LOC113333976 gene encoding probable leucine-rich repeat receptor-like serine/threonine-protein kinase At3g14840 isoform X2: protein MMEVIRGSSSVHHRPVLNLYVFGVLLIIGYGFSDLALSQQLPDVEVEALTEIMITLGKQGWDFANPCNATEGIICTCTFSGNTACHVTEIVLNRQSLSGILPPELVQLPYLKVINLNRNYLSGSIPKAWGSMKLVSIYLGGNRLSGPIPKEIGNITTLKELDLGFNQFYGELPQNLGDIVGITRMLLSSNNFTGELPHTFSKLTSLEDLRISDNQFTGKIPSFIKNWTNLIKLEIHASGLEGPIPPEISALENLINLRISDLNGKDGGSFPPLNNLKSLKTLTLRSCNINGTLPTYLASIESLKSLDLSFNKLSGEIPNTPFINPSNVKFMYLTGNLLTGPLPSWMLGKVKNIDLSYNNLTLEDSWDCQLNNTINLFGSSSRKNNLNGIPKCLKSRVCNQPDRHFFNINCGGEEFSTNGNDDGKYDGDTTLGGPSDFYHKGTNNWAMSTTGDFVDNDDDSDSNIALIAKTSLYSLVNSELDMTVRKSPLTLTYYGFCLINGNYTVKLRFAEIEFPNDKSQDSLARRVFDVYIQGKRLLKDFDIVEAAGVAGNAVIRTFNESVTSNTLEIRFYWAGKGTQRIPKAGIYGPLISAISVLNTDFVPPGSGKKLFVGVLAGIVVSVSCLVFILGALWWKCYSGRKNATNRELRGVDLNTKSFTLRQIKAATNNFAAENKIGEGGFGPVYKGYLLDGTIIAVKQLSSKSKQGNREFVNEIGMISGLQHPNLAKLYGCCVEGNQLLLIYEYLENNCLARALFGEEGVQLKLDWPTRQKICVGIARGLTYLHEESRLKIVHRDIKGTNVLLDKDLNPKISDFGLAKLDEEDDTHISTRIAVVTWHQSTH from the exons ATGATGGAGGTTATTAGAGGATCGTCATCAGTTCATCATCGTCCTGTGCTTAATCTTTATGTTTTTGGGGTGTTGTTGATTATTGGATATGGTTTCTCCGATCTTGCTCTTTCTCAGCAGCTACCAGATGTTGAAG TCGAGGCTCTAACAGAAATAATGATAACATTAGGAAAACAAGGATGGGACTTTGCAAATCCATGTAATGCTACCGAGGGTATTATCTGTACTTGCACTTTCTCTGGAAACACCGCCTGCCATGTTACTGAAAT CGTGTTGAATAGACAGAGCTTATCCGGCATATTACCTCCCGAGCTTGTCCAGCTTCCTTACCTCAAAGTAAT TAACCTTAATCGCAACTACCTCAGCGGTTCAATCCCAAAAGCATGGGGTTCTATGAAATTGGTGAGCAT CTATCTTGGGGGAAATCGATTATCTGGCCCAATCCCGAAAGAGATAGGAAATATCACTACTTTAAAAGAATT AGATTTGGGTTTCAATCAATTCTATGGGGAGCTTCCTCAAAACCTTGGAGACATCGTGGGCATTACCCGGAT GCTACTTTCCTCCAATAATTTTACTGGGGAACTGCCACACACGTTTTCTAAGTTAACCAGCCTGGAAGACTT GCGAATAAGTGACAATCAGTTTACTGGAAAGATACCTAGCTTTATAAAAAATTGGACCAACCTTATAAAACT AGAGATTCATGCAAGCGGTTTGGAAGGGCCAATCCCGCCTGAGATCTCCGCCCTGGAGAATTTAATAAACTT GAGGATTAGTGACTTAAACGGTAAAGATGGTGGTTCTTTCCCACCACTTAATAACCTGAAAAGCCTGAAGACGCT TACTCTAAGGAGTTGCAATATTAATGGAACATTACCTACCTATCTTGCAAGTATAGAGAGCCTCAAGTCCTT AGACCTCAGCTTTAACAAACTCTCAGGCGAAATTCCAAATACCCCCTTTATCAATCCGTCGAATGTTAAATTCAT GTACTTAACTGGAAACTTGCTGACTGGGCCTTTACCGAGTTGGATGCTTGGAAAAGTAAAAAATAT TGACCTTTCATACAACAATCTCACACTAGAGGACTCGTGGGATTGTCAACTAAACAATACTAT AAATCTATTTGGAAGCTCTTCAAGAAAGAACAACTT GAATGGCATACCAAAATGCTTGAAGAGCCGTGTTTGTAATCAACCGG ATCGTCATTTTTTCAATATCAATTGTGGTGGAGAAGAGTTTTCTACGAATGGAAATGACGATGGCAAATACGATGGTGATACAACTTTAGGTGGCCCTTCAGACTTTTACCACAAAGGCACTAATAATTGGGCAATGAGTACCACTGGCGATTTCGTGGACAACGATGACGATAGTGACAGTAACATAGCTTTAATTGCAAAAACATCACTCTACTCACTGGTGAATTCGGAATTAGACATGACAGTGCGCAAATCTCCTCTAACTCTAACTTATTATGGGTTTTGTTTGATTAATGGGAATTATACTGTGAAGCTCCGCTTCGCTGAGATAGAATTCCCAAATGATAAATCACAAGATAGTCTTGCGAGACGTGTATTCGATGTCTACATTCAG GGAAAGCGTCTGTTGAAGGATTTCGATATTGTGGAAGCAGCGGGTGTAGCTGGTAACGCAGTTATTAGAACATTCAATGAATCTGTCACTAGTAACACCCTGGAAATTCGATTTTACTGGGCTGGAAAAGGCACACAAAGGATCCCTAAGGCTGGAATCTATGGTCCTCTTATTTCAGCTATTTCTGTACTAAATACCG ATTTTGTACCTCCTGGTTCCGGGAAAAAACTATTTGTGGGTGTGTTGGCGGGAATTGTCGTCTCTGTATCATGCCTTGTCTTTATTCTGGGTGCTCTCTGGTGGAAGTGTTACTCGGGGAGAAAAAATGCGACCAATCGAG AACTAAGAGGTGTGGACCTAAACACGAAATCCTTCACGTTGAGGCAAATAAAAGCTGCAACAAACAACTTTGCTGCAGAAAACAAGATTGGTGAAGGTGGTTTTGGACCTGTTTATAAG GGCTATCTTTTGGATGGCACTATAATTGCTGTTAAACAACTGTCTTCCAAATCAAAGCAAGGAAATCGTGAATTTGTGAACGAGATAGGAATGATTTCTGGCCTACAGCACCCTAATCTTGCAAAGCTTTATGGATGTTGTGTTGAAGGAAATCAGTTGCTTCTTATTTATGAATACTTGGAGAATAATTGCCTTGCCCGTGCATTGTTTG GTGAAGAAGGGGTCCAATTGAAGCTTGATTGGCCAACAAGGCAGAAGATTTGTGTAGGTATAGCCAGAGGCCTAACTTATCTGCACGAAGAATCAAGGCTGAAGATTGTTCATAGAGACATCAAAGGTACAAATGTGCTTCTTGATAAGGATCTTAACCCCAAGATTTCTGACTTTGGTTTGGCAAAACTTGATGAGGAAGATGACACCCATATCAGCACTAGAATTGCAG TGGTTACATGGCACCAGAGTACGCATTGA
- the LOC113333976 gene encoding probable LRR receptor-like serine/threonine-protein kinase At1g53420 isoform X1: MMEVIRGSSSVHHRPVLNLYVFGVLLIIGYGFSDLALSQQLPDVEVEALTEIMITLGKQGWDFANPCNATEGIICTCTFSGNTACHVTEIVLNRQSLSGILPPELVQLPYLKVINLNRNYLSGSIPKAWGSMKLVSIYLGGNRLSGPIPKEIGNITTLKELDLGFNQFYGELPQNLGDIVGITRMLLSSNNFTGELPHTFSKLTSLEDLRISDNQFTGKIPSFIKNWTNLIKLEIHASGLEGPIPPEISALENLINLRISDLNGKDGGSFPPLNNLKSLKTLTLRSCNINGTLPTYLASIESLKSLDLSFNKLSGEIPNTPFINPSNVKFMYLTGNLLTGPLPSWMLGKVKNIDLSYNNLTLEDSWDCQLNNTINLFGSSSRKNNLNGIPKCLKSRVCNQPDRHFFNINCGGEEFSTNGNDDGKYDGDTTLGGPSDFYHKGTNNWAMSTTGDFVDNDDDSDSNIALIAKTSLYSLVNSELDMTVRKSPLTLTYYGFCLINGNYTVKLRFAEIEFPNDKSQDSLARRVFDVYIQGKRLLKDFDIVEAAGVAGNAVIRTFNESVTSNTLEIRFYWAGKGTQRIPKAGIYGPLISAISVLNTDFVPPGSGKKLFVGVLAGIVVSVSCLVFILGALWWKCYSGRKNATNRELRGVDLNTKSFTLRQIKAATNNFAAENKIGEGGFGPVYKGYLLDGTIIAVKQLSSKSKQGNREFVNEIGMISGLQHPNLAKLYGCCVEGNQLLLIYEYLENNCLARALFGEEGVQLKLDWPTRQKICVGIARGLTYLHEESRLKIVHRDIKGTNVLLDKDLNPKISDFGLAKLDEEDDTHISTRIAGTRGYMAPEYALRGYLTDKADVYSFGVVALEIVSGKSNTSFWTKEERTHLLDWALVLQEKGNLLELVDPKLESKFEEEEVLRMINIALMCTSISPTLRPKMSSVVTMLEGRTSVGEFASNPIGESSNDLKSEAVGDYDEQSWDQSMAHNSQTQSISKDASCSESPTSAADHYPLIHNSETQYWNTI; this comes from the exons ATGATGGAGGTTATTAGAGGATCGTCATCAGTTCATCATCGTCCTGTGCTTAATCTTTATGTTTTTGGGGTGTTGTTGATTATTGGATATGGTTTCTCCGATCTTGCTCTTTCTCAGCAGCTACCAGATGTTGAAG TCGAGGCTCTAACAGAAATAATGATAACATTAGGAAAACAAGGATGGGACTTTGCAAATCCATGTAATGCTACCGAGGGTATTATCTGTACTTGCACTTTCTCTGGAAACACCGCCTGCCATGTTACTGAAAT CGTGTTGAATAGACAGAGCTTATCCGGCATATTACCTCCCGAGCTTGTCCAGCTTCCTTACCTCAAAGTAAT TAACCTTAATCGCAACTACCTCAGCGGTTCAATCCCAAAAGCATGGGGTTCTATGAAATTGGTGAGCAT CTATCTTGGGGGAAATCGATTATCTGGCCCAATCCCGAAAGAGATAGGAAATATCACTACTTTAAAAGAATT AGATTTGGGTTTCAATCAATTCTATGGGGAGCTTCCTCAAAACCTTGGAGACATCGTGGGCATTACCCGGAT GCTACTTTCCTCCAATAATTTTACTGGGGAACTGCCACACACGTTTTCTAAGTTAACCAGCCTGGAAGACTT GCGAATAAGTGACAATCAGTTTACTGGAAAGATACCTAGCTTTATAAAAAATTGGACCAACCTTATAAAACT AGAGATTCATGCAAGCGGTTTGGAAGGGCCAATCCCGCCTGAGATCTCCGCCCTGGAGAATTTAATAAACTT GAGGATTAGTGACTTAAACGGTAAAGATGGTGGTTCTTTCCCACCACTTAATAACCTGAAAAGCCTGAAGACGCT TACTCTAAGGAGTTGCAATATTAATGGAACATTACCTACCTATCTTGCAAGTATAGAGAGCCTCAAGTCCTT AGACCTCAGCTTTAACAAACTCTCAGGCGAAATTCCAAATACCCCCTTTATCAATCCGTCGAATGTTAAATTCAT GTACTTAACTGGAAACTTGCTGACTGGGCCTTTACCGAGTTGGATGCTTGGAAAAGTAAAAAATAT TGACCTTTCATACAACAATCTCACACTAGAGGACTCGTGGGATTGTCAACTAAACAATACTAT AAATCTATTTGGAAGCTCTTCAAGAAAGAACAACTT GAATGGCATACCAAAATGCTTGAAGAGCCGTGTTTGTAATCAACCGG ATCGTCATTTTTTCAATATCAATTGTGGTGGAGAAGAGTTTTCTACGAATGGAAATGACGATGGCAAATACGATGGTGATACAACTTTAGGTGGCCCTTCAGACTTTTACCACAAAGGCACTAATAATTGGGCAATGAGTACCACTGGCGATTTCGTGGACAACGATGACGATAGTGACAGTAACATAGCTTTAATTGCAAAAACATCACTCTACTCACTGGTGAATTCGGAATTAGACATGACAGTGCGCAAATCTCCTCTAACTCTAACTTATTATGGGTTTTGTTTGATTAATGGGAATTATACTGTGAAGCTCCGCTTCGCTGAGATAGAATTCCCAAATGATAAATCACAAGATAGTCTTGCGAGACGTGTATTCGATGTCTACATTCAG GGAAAGCGTCTGTTGAAGGATTTCGATATTGTGGAAGCAGCGGGTGTAGCTGGTAACGCAGTTATTAGAACATTCAATGAATCTGTCACTAGTAACACCCTGGAAATTCGATTTTACTGGGCTGGAAAAGGCACACAAAGGATCCCTAAGGCTGGAATCTATGGTCCTCTTATTTCAGCTATTTCTGTACTAAATACCG ATTTTGTACCTCCTGGTTCCGGGAAAAAACTATTTGTGGGTGTGTTGGCGGGAATTGTCGTCTCTGTATCATGCCTTGTCTTTATTCTGGGTGCTCTCTGGTGGAAGTGTTACTCGGGGAGAAAAAATGCGACCAATCGAG AACTAAGAGGTGTGGACCTAAACACGAAATCCTTCACGTTGAGGCAAATAAAAGCTGCAACAAACAACTTTGCTGCAGAAAACAAGATTGGTGAAGGTGGTTTTGGACCTGTTTATAAG GGCTATCTTTTGGATGGCACTATAATTGCTGTTAAACAACTGTCTTCCAAATCAAAGCAAGGAAATCGTGAATTTGTGAACGAGATAGGAATGATTTCTGGCCTACAGCACCCTAATCTTGCAAAGCTTTATGGATGTTGTGTTGAAGGAAATCAGTTGCTTCTTATTTATGAATACTTGGAGAATAATTGCCTTGCCCGTGCATTGTTTG GTGAAGAAGGGGTCCAATTGAAGCTTGATTGGCCAACAAGGCAGAAGATTTGTGTAGGTATAGCCAGAGGCCTAACTTATCTGCACGAAGAATCAAGGCTGAAGATTGTTCATAGAGACATCAAAGGTACAAATGTGCTTCTTGATAAGGATCTTAACCCCAAGATTTCTGACTTTGGTTTGGCAAAACTTGATGAGGAAGATGACACCCATATCAGCACTAGAATTGCAGGTACTCG TGGTTACATGGCACCAGAGTACGCATTGAGAGGCTATTTGACAGATAAAGCAGATGTTTACAGTTTTGGAGTTGTCGCGTTAGAAATTGTAAGTGGGAAGAGCAATACGAGTTTTTGGACGAAGGAAGAGCGTACTCATCTTCTTGATTGG GCTTTAGTTCTTCAAGAGAAGGGAAATTTGTTGGAGTTGGTTGATCCAAAGTTGGAGTCGAAATTCGAGGAGGAAGAGGTTCTGCGGATGATCAATATAGCTCTCATGTGCACCAGCATATCTCCAACATTAAGGCCTAAAATGTCTTCAGTAGTCACCATGCTTGAAGGTCGAACTTCTGTAGGAGAATTCGCTTCGAATCCAATAGGCGAATCTAGCAATGATTTAAAATCCGAAGCTGTTGGTGATTATGATGAACAGAGCTGGGACCAAAGCATGGCACATAATAGCCAAACACAGAGTATTTCAAAGGATGCCTCGTGCTCTGAATCTCCAACATCTGCTGCTGACCATTATCCACTCATTCACAATTCAGAGACACAGTATTGGAATACGATTTAA